Proteins from a single region of Candidatus Binatia bacterium:
- a CDS encoding carboxypeptidase regulatory-like domain-containing protein, translating to MRYAVLGMLLLFALGDGCSPAPNVVGVQDYGSVTGRVLDAMTNRPIPNALVSVGSLYASRADVNGAFTLRTVAGDQTVTARAAGYSTVSADTTINKDETVSIGYIRLVPLTAPQGQPTLAPPATPTPSASAAPSASAAPAASTAPAASAAPSASPSPAVPEAPSTQT from the coding sequence ATGCGGTACGCCGTTTTAGGAATGCTTCTGCTCTTCGCCCTGGGCGACGGCTGCTCGCCTGCGCCAAATGTCGTAGGCGTGCAAGACTACGGGAGCGTCACTGGGCGCGTTCTCGACGCGATGACCAACCGGCCGATTCCAAATGCGCTCGTCTCGGTCGGCTCGCTCTACGCGAGCCGCGCCGACGTGAACGGCGCCTTCACCTTGCGCACGGTAGCCGGCGATCAGACCGTTACCGCGCGCGCCGCCGGCTACTCCACGGTCAGCGCCGACACGACGATCAATAAGGACGAAACGGTGTCGATCGGCTACATCCGCCTGGTTCCGCTCACCGCGCCGCAGGGGCAGCCGACGCTTGCGCCGCCGGCGACGCCGACCCCGAGCGCTTCGGCCGCCCCGAGCGCGTCTGCAGCGCCCGCTGCCTCCACTGCGCCGGCCGCCTCCGCCGCGCCCAGCGCCTCGCCGAGCCCGGCCGTCCCGGAGGCTCCCTCAACTCAGACGTAG